From the Elusimicrobiaceae bacterium genome, one window contains:
- a CDS encoding WD40 repeat domain-containing protein: protein MSRLSASLLKFPFIAGLFVSVATGFCFARNSTDNLLAARGARNGAYTVVSGTMQTTFGLRIPKSEEAISPKSFPQATAAALSANMSDLVLAETENGITVYKTDTGLKSHTIDPLALGIKAVRLSPGDWLLASGENNGTIKFWRFMDGEFLAEAAKLEAAPVAIEFSQYGNYAAFLSKKGELAMFDFRKQRLLWTKTLDFPAASIMFSPDEKRILIGSQGWLASVSIDGLTVQPQYMKIPLDSLITALGFDPT from the coding sequence GTGTCACGGCTTTCTGCTTCGTTACTGAAATTTCCGTTTATCGCGGGACTGTTTGTCTCAGTCGCCACGGGTTTTTGTTTTGCCCGGAATTCAACCGACAACCTGCTTGCAGCGCGGGGCGCGAGAAACGGCGCCTACACTGTGGTTTCGGGAACGATGCAGACCACGTTCGGGCTGAGAATACCGAAATCCGAAGAGGCGATAAGCCCGAAATCCTTTCCGCAGGCAACCGCAGCGGCGCTTTCCGCAAACATGTCCGATCTGGTGCTGGCGGAAACGGAAAACGGCATCACCGTTTATAAAACCGATACCGGGCTTAAATCCCACACAATAGATCCGCTCGCGCTCGGCATAAAGGCTGTGCGCCTTTCGCCCGGCGACTGGCTGCTCGCTTCCGGCGAAAATAACGGCACCATAAAATTCTGGCGGTTTATGGACGGGGAATTCCTGGCCGAAGCGGCCAAACTGGAAGCTGCGCCCGTCGCGATCGAATTTTCACAATACGGCAATTATGCCGCCTTTCTGTCAAAAAAAGGCGAGCTCGCCATGTTCGATTTCAGGAAACAGCGCCTGCTCTGGACAAAGACACTGGATTTCCCGGCGGCCAGCATTATGTTCTCGCCCGATGAAAAACGAATTTTGATCGGCTCGCAGGGCTGGCTCGCTTCCGTCTCCATAGACGGCCTGACAGTACAGCCTCAATACATGAAGATACCCCTAGACAGCCTGATAACCGCGCTGGGATTTGATCCTACC